The Fibrobacter sp. UWEL genome includes the window GACGAATTCTGCGGGGTTGCGCAGTTCCTTGATGAGAACGCCTTCGTTCAAGATTTCGCGAAGTTCTGCCTTGCAGGCGGGCATTTCGTTGAGTGTGCGACGATAAACGCAATGAACGCTTTCTGCGCCCAGACGGAATGCCATACGGCAAGCGTCCATAGCCACGTTACCACCGCCAACGACTACCACGTTCTTGCCAGATTCAATAGCCTGACCGCGGTTGCCCTTCTTCAGGTATTCTTCGGCGGTGTAGACGCACTTTGCGTCTTCTCCGCGGGTGCCGGTCTTCAGGGCCTGGCCTGCACCGTTACCCATGAATACTGCGTCAAAGCCCTGCTTGAAGAGTTCTTCGACGGTAATGTCCTTACCGACTGTTACGCCAGTCTTGACTTCGATGCCCATCTTGGGAAGGATGGAGTATTCGTAATCCAGAATATCCTTCGGGAGACGGAACTGCGGGATGCCGTAACGGAGTACGCCGCCTAGCAGGTCGTAAGACTCGAAAATGGTCACGTCGTGACCCAGGGTACGGAGATCCACTGCTGCAGAGAAACCTGCAGGACCGGAACCGATTACTGCAATCTTCTTGCCGGTAGAGGCTGCCACTTCGGGAGCAGTCTTTCCGCCCATGTGTTCACGTTCGTAATCAATGCAGAAACGTTCGGTTTCGCCCATGTGGATACCCTTCTTGGGATCCTTCAGGCACTTACCCATGGCGCAGTTGGACTGGCACTGCTTTTCGTGGGGGCAGACGCGGCTGCAGATAGCGGGCAGGAGGGACTGGGAGCGAATCATCTTCACTGCGCCTTCCACGTTACCGCCAGCCAGCAGTTCGAGATACTGGGGGATAGGCATGCCAATGGGGCAAGCTGCAGTACAGAACGGCTTCTTGCAGTTCATGCAGCGGGATGCTTCTACGCGGGCCTGGGCCAGAGTCAAGGTGCCGGTACTTTCGTCCATAGTGGTGCGGTATTCTCGATGGGGAAGTTCCGCTCCACGCTGGGGAGGAAGGCTCATCTTGTCCTTCAAGGTAAGGGTCGGGAGAGCTGCGATTCTGTCCAGTTCGGCCTTGGCGGCCTGATCTGCTGCGGTGTTATCAAGCATGTGTTTACCAATATCGTCAGCAGTTCTAGATCTGCTGGTGAATGTTAATTTTTCGGGGGCAAATATAGCAAAAAAGTAAGCACTTTTCACAGCGCTTACTATAACTTGTTATAGATAATTCTGATGGATATTTGGAAATCCAGGATGAAGGCTTGGCTTATTGCAAATCCCTCTGCAGAATTTCGATCTTAGCCTTGCTCCATTCCTCGAAAGTGTCGTCGGCAATATGGTCCTTGGCTTCCTGCATCAGGTGCAGGTAAAAGTGCAGGTTATGGATGCTGGCCAGGGTGAAGCCCAGGCTTTCGCCGGCGTGGTGCAGGTGACGCAGGTAGGCTCGGCTGAAATTGCGGCAGCAGTAGCAATCGCAATTGGGATCCACGGGTTTGTCGTATTCTTCAGCGTGACGGGCAGCCTTGTAACGCAGGACGCCTTCGCTGGTGAACAGCATGCCGTTACGTGCATTGCGGGTGGGCATCACACAGTCGCACATGTCAACGCCGCGGCCGATCAGTTCCAGCAGGTTCCAGGGGGTTCCTACGCCCATGACGTAGCGGGCGTGATCCTTCGGGAGGTAGTCGGTGCAGAAATCTGCAATTTCATACATGGTTTCCGTAGGTTCGCCTACAGAGAGGCCTCCCATGGCAAATCCATCCGGTTCCAGCTCGGCAATACGTTCAATTGCCTGCTTTCTCAGGTGTTTATGCATGCCTCCCTGGACAATTCCGAAGAACTTCTGCTCGTAACCGTGAATTTCCGGGTTGGCCTTCAGCCAATCCATGGCCTGTTTCGTCCATTTCAGGGTGAAATTCAAGCTATGTTCCGCCTCCTTCTCCGTGCTGGGGTAGGGAGTGCACTCATCAAAGGCCATAATGATGTCAGCGCCAATCTCACGCTGGGCCTTCATAACGGTTTCGGGGCTGAAAAAGTGCTTGGAACCGTCAAGAATGCTACGAAATTCTACACCTTCGGGCTTAATCTTGCGCAAATCCTTCAGACTCCATACCTGAAATCCACCGCTATCGGTCAAAACCGGGCGGTCCCAGCCCATAAACTTATGGATGCCGCCGGCGGCGGCGATTCGCGGGGTGGTGGGACGCAGATAAAGGTGGTAGGTGTTGGCCAGGATGATTTCTGCCTTCAAATCCTTCAGCTGGGCCGGAGTAACGGACTTCACCGTAGCTTCGGTACCTACAGGCATAAAGATGGGGGTGGTGATGTCCCCGTGATCCGTGTGGAGCACGCCCAGGCGGGCCTTGGACTTCTTGGATGTTTTAATAAGTTCGAATCGATTCATTTCAACCCAAATGTAGAATTTTAAGAAAAAAATTTAAAGTTCTTTTTGTAACGTGGTTTTTACGGTACTCTTTTTGTACTTTGCTGCGCACAAACAAGGTTGTTTGTAATATTTTGGAGGTTAGTTATGATTAAGAAAGCTGCGTTAGCGGCTGCCTTGGCAGTTTCATCTTCTTTTGCGACTTGGGATCTTTATCCTGTTCAGGACGCCGGTAAGGGCGAAGCAAAATTAAGCTTCGCGAACTACTGGATGTCTAATAAAGGTGGAATCGGTGTGTTCACTCTTGGCGCTCGATATTCCGTGGTGAACAATTTGGAATTGGCTTTGGCCATTCCGTATGCGCCCTACGATTATGACGGAAAAGGAAATTTCCATAGCTTTGCCGATGGAATCGGTAACCTGACGGCTATGGCTCGGTACCAGTTTCTTCCAAACATCAATGGTTTCCTGGATGTGACTTTCCCTGTAGGTAACGAAAGTCTTGTTGGCTCGGATGGTGAATTCAAGTTCCATTTTGGTGGCCAGTATTCCCAGAAGTTTGGAATGGTGGATTTCGGTTCCGAGTTAGGTCTTCAGCTTGAAACTTATGGAGAAGACGAGGTGACTCCGCCCAGGAAATTGAATGCCGCTGTCGAAACGGATTTCGTGCTTGGCGGGATGTTTACGCCTTTTGTGCGTCTTGATTTCGTCATGAATTTAGGTAGGTATACTGCAGAAAGTGGTAGACATTCAGGATCTTATACAGGCTATTTTAACCTGATTCCTGATGTAGGCGTTAATGTGAACTTGACCCAGAATTTTACCTTGGCCGCAGAATTTGGTGCTGAGACGGGCTGGTATGGTGATGGTCTCTTGGATCCTCTTTACCACGTTGGCGTCAGCGCATCTTACAAGTTCTAGTATTAAATTAAAAATCTGACGTAAATTGACGAAATTCGTCGAAAAATGAAGATCTGGTTATTCCAGGTCTTCTTTTTTATACCAGCTTTTTCTTTCTGCGGTATTGTCAATTTGTCCAAGGCATATCCAATTTGGAGTATTCGCTTTTTTTCCATAGAGGGTAATTTATAGGAGTGAAATTACGCCCTTGGGGCAAAAAGGAGTAATTATGACGATTTCAAAGGCGAAAAAGCTGGTGATGAAAGCCATGTGTGGCTTTGGCGTTTTGGCGCTGCCCGCTTTTGCTTATAATCCGATTTCCACTTATCATTATCTGGCTGACCCTGGTGCCGCCGCTGATGATGAATACTTCTACGTCATCACTGACTCTGACGATCCGGCTGTTGCCAATGCTTCTGGTTATGACATTAAGGCTCTTTACGGTTTCCGTTCTAAGGATATGCAGAACTGGACCGACTTCGGTATCATTTACGATGCCCGCAAGGTAGATGGCATTGGTGATATCTGGGCTTCTGGCATTGCTGTGAACCCCAACGACCATAGACTTTATATTGTGTTCCCTGATGGCGGTGGTGGCGGTATCGGCCTTATCGGTGCCGACAGCATTGGCGGCGTCTGGAGCAACCCGGTTTCTGGTGGCAAGAAACTGATCAACAACTGGGGTGGCGGCATTGCTGACTGCGACGGTATCGGTTGGTGTTTTGACCCGGCAATCTTCTTTGATGACGATGGCCAGGGCTACTTTACCTTTGGTGGCGGTAGCAGTGATTCTCGCCCGGCTGCCGACAATAACAATAACATCTTTAATATCTACAAGCTTAACAAGGATATGAAGGGCTTCGATGTAAGCTCCAAGACTGCTCTGAAGATCGGTGGTCCCAAGGCCATGGAAGCTTCTTACATTCACAAGTACAAGGGCAATTACTACCTGTCCTACAGTACTGCAGATTTGCGTATTGCCTACGGTATGTCCGATAATCCTATGGGACCTTACACCTATAAGGGTATCTTCATGGGTAACCCCAACATTGGTGGGCAAAACATTAATGCCAATAACAACAACCATCACGGCATTGCTGAATTCAAGGGCCACTGGTACGTAGCTTACCATGACCGTCGTATTGCCAACGGTTACGATGGCCTCGAAAAGATTCCTGCCGAAGATGGCGCTGCAAACCCCACTCCGGCATACCATCGTAGCGTTAGCGTGGATGAATTCACTTACGCTGCCGACGGCTCCATGAATTCCTTGACTTTCACCAAGGAAGGCCCCAAGCAGATCGATAACTTTGATCCGTATGATTGGTATCCGGCTCTGACCAGCTCCAAGCAGAAGGGTATCCGTAGTCGTACCAACTGGACTCCGGGCAAGATTGGCGAACATCTCTTGCTTCCTCTTTCTACCAAGGAATCCTGGATCCGCGTTTCTGGCGTTGACTTCGGTACTGCAGCAACGGGCTTTACCGTAGAGGCAGCTTCTACTGCTAGCGACGACAAGATTGAAATTCATACCGGCACTCCCACGGGCACTCTGGCGGGTACTTGTACCCTCAAGAACACTGGCTCCAAGGCTACTTTTGCCGCAACATCCTGCGATGTGGATGGCTTGAAGGGTATCGTTGATTACCTATTCCTGGTATTCAAGGGCTCTAAGGACTCTACCATGGCTATTAAGGGCTGGGGCTTCGAAGGCAGCGGTACTACTCCTCCCACTCCGCAGTCTCCCTTTGGTGGCAAGGCTTGGGCTATTCCTGGCACCATCCAGATGGAAGACTTTGACGTTCCGGGTACGGGTCGTGGTGATGATTACGCTTCCTATAACGAAAGCGATGAAGCAAACCATGCTTGCGATACGGAAGGTGCTGCTACCTGCAATAATTACCGCGAAGGAACTGGTGTTGACATCTATAAGAAGGGTGACAAGCTGGTCGTTGGTTATATTACTGAAGGTGAATGGCTGGAATATACCGTGAATGTCGCTGAAACAGGTACTTACACCATGTATGCCGCAGTGGCTTCCGACGGAGGCTCCAGTTTCAAGCTTTCTATAGATGGCAAGGACATTACCGAAGATATTGCAGTTCCTGCTGCAAAGAAGGCCGAAGGCGAAGAACAGAATTTCGATGACTATAGCAAGGTTACTGCAAACGTGAACCTTACTAAGGGCGAACATGTGCTGCGCTTTACCGCCACTGCAGACTGGTTTGACATTGACTACATCAACTTCGCCTCTGGTGAAAATGCCCCTGATCCCAATCCGCTGGGCAAGGATGCAATTGGCTCTCAGAAGCTGAATCTGCAGGTGTCTGGCAAGAACGTATTCAAGGTGTTTGACCTCCGCGGTCAGCAGCTGGGCTATGTGGATATCTTTGGCAAGAATGTCTCTAAGGCTCTGAATGCCGCTGGCTTCAGCAAGGGCGTGTACATGCTCAAGCAGGTGGGTGGCTCTCAGAAGATGATGGTGAATACCGCCAAGTAATTTGGACCCGTTTGGGGCTCTAGCCCTGAGATGAACAAGACCTCCCGAGGGAAACTTCGGGAGGTTTTTGTATACGGCTTGAATGCAAGGAGAGTATATAAAGAGAAAAGGCTCAGTTTTCACTGAGCCTTTTCTACTGCGGTCGGACAGACTTGAACTGTCATGGGATCGCTCCCACTAGCACCTCAAGCTAGCGTGTCTACCAATTCCACCACGACCGCTTGGTCCTTATCGGAACGAGCACAAAGATAGATTAAACCTTTTATCTTGTAAAGGGTAAAGGGCGAAAAAAGTGAAAAAACTTCGGAAAATGCCTTATAAAGCAAAAAATAATGACGCCCCCCAAGGAGCGTCATTATTTGGTGTATGGGATGTTTGGTTTTGTATCTATAAGATAGATTCCTGAACTACAAAGTGGAATAGTCTGAGGCAACATAGTGTTGTTGAGTTTTACAACACCTAGGAACTGGGAGTCGCGACAAACTGAACAAGTTCAGTTTGGCATGACCGAGGTGACGAGGGGGTGCGCTTGCGCCACACCTAGGATCCGATTGTTGTGTCGCAAAATGAATTGCGTTTTTGTTCGTTTTGAATCATCTTGTTGCTCATTTCTTTACAAAAATGCCTTTTTTGTGCGATAATAGCTGTTGGCACGGCATTTGCACTAGTAAATGCGAAAAAAAGAAAAAAAAGTACGCCCCCGGGCGCCAAAAGAGGCAAATATGTCTGATTTTAATAACGATGCAGAAAAGGTTTTGGCCAAGGCCCAGAGTTTGATGGACCGTAATTCTCATTCCTATCTGGGATGTGCCCATTTGGCCGTGGGTCTGGTGGAAGGCCCCGATGCCACCCTTAAGAAGCTGTATAAGTCCAAGAATGCAAAGACCCAGGACCTGCGCGGGCGATTGGAGCCTTTTGTTCAGAAGGTTCCCCGTGTGGAAGGGGCTAATCCGGATGTGGGCCCGGATAGCGACTTGAACCGTGTTTTGCGTGCTGCAGTGCAGGCTGCCCGTCAGGTGAACCGTATGGTGACCCCGGGCGATATGCTGGTGGCCTTGATGAAGTTTGCTGGGGACCGTGGCATTGCCAAGGTGTTCGAGGATGCCCTGGGTTCTGTGGAAGTGGTGGAGACTTGGCTCTCTGACCCCTTTGCAGGTGCCGCCAATGCCGAGGAACAGTCTCCGCTGAAGTTGTATGGTCGTGAACTGGTGGAAATGGCTGCTGATGGCCGTCTTTCTCCTGTCATTGGCCGTGAAGAGGAAATCCGTCGAGTCATCTTGATCCTTAGCCGAAAGACGAAAAACAACCCGTGCCTCGTTGGTGAACCTGGCGTGGGTAAGACCGCTATCGTCGAAGGGCTAGCCGAGCGAATTTATCGCGGCGATGTGCCTGACGCTTTGAAGGGCAAGAAGCTTTTCGCCCTGGATTTGTCTGCCATGATGGCAGGTGCAAAGTACCGTGGCGATTTCGAGGAACGTCTGAAGTCTGTGCTTGACGCCCTTGAAGAAGACGGAAACACTCTTCTGTTCATTGATGAAATCCATACCATTGTGGGCGCTGGCAAGACCGAGGGCTCCATGGATTTGGGAAACATGCTGAAGCCCAAGCTGGCTCGTGGCGAATTGCACTGCATTGGCGCCACCACCACCCAGGAATACCGTAAGTACATTGAAAAGGATTCCGCTCTGGAACGCCGTTTCCAGCCGGTGCAGGTTGATGAACCGACGGAAGAAGAGGCGATCTCTATCTTGCGTGGTATTAAGGATGGCTTTGACGCACATCATGGGGTGCGCTTGCATGATAACGCATTGGTGGCTGCGGTAAAGCTTTCTAGCCGTTACATCAGTGACCGATTCTTACCGGATAAGGCTATTGACTTGATCGATGAGGCCGCAAGTTTGGTGAAGACTCAGATGGATACGGTGCCCGAAGCTCTGGATACCTTGCAGCGTAAGGAACTGCAGATGAAGATCGAGGAGCAGGCTCTGGCAAAGGAAACGGATGACAATTCCGTGAAGCGCTTAAAGGAGTTGCGTGAGGACTTGGCTGTGACTGCTGCCGCCGTGAAGGCTATGCAGGAACGCTGGCAGGATCGCAGAGCTGCCTTCGCCGAAATCCGTGATTTGAAGAAGTCTTTGGCGGATGCCCGCACCGAAATGGAACAGGCCGAAGCCCGCTACGACTTGAACCGCGCCGCCGAACTGAAGTACAACAAGATTGTAAACCTTGAAAAGGAAATCGCCGAAAAGTCTGCTGCTATTGCGAAGTCCACCACGGGCGATGACCTGAGCGAAGAGGTGACGGAAGATACTATCTCCATGGTGGTCAGCCGTTGGACTGGCGTTCCCGTAACTAAGCTTTGCGAAGGGGAGAAGTCCAAGTTGTTGCACCTGGATGAACGCTTGCATGCCCGCGTCATTGGCCAGGATGATGCTGTGGAAGCTGTGTCTGAGGCTATCTTGCGTAACCGTAGTGGCCTGAGCCGTGAAAACGCTCCTATTGGTAGCTTTCTGTTCCTGGGCCCCACTGGCGTGGGCAAGACGGAGCTTGCAAAGGCTTTGGCTGTGGAACTTTTCGATGACGAGAATGCTCTGGTCCGTATCGACATGAGCGAGTACATGGAAAAGCATACGGTAAGCCGTTTGATTGGTGCGCCTCCGGGATATGTAGGTTACGAAGAGGGCGGCCAGCTGACGGAAGCCGTTCGTACCAAGCCTTATTGCGTTATTCTGCTGGATGAAATCGAGAAGGCTCATCCGGATGTGTTCAACACCTTGCTCCAGGTTCTTGACGATGGTCGTTTGACCGACGGTAAGGGCCGTACGGTGAACTTCAAGAATACATTGATCTTGATGACCTCTAACTTGGGTTCTGAAAAGTTCCGTGACCGCTTGGCTTCTGGCAATACGGCTCCCGTGACCTTGGAAGAGATTGATGCAAACCTGCATGCATTCTTCCGCCCGGAATTCCTGAACCGTTTGGATGAAACGCTGGTGTTCCAGAGCCTGACCAAGCCGCAGATTCGAGAAATCGTCAAGCTGAAGTTTGCAGGACTTGCAAAGCGTGCCGCCCGCCAGGGTTTGGAACTGACTTTGTCTGACGCCGCCCTGGATGCCATCGCCGAAGGCTCTTACCAGCCGGAATTCGGTGCCCGTCCTATCCAGCGTTTCATCGAACGCAACGTGGAACGTGTGCTGAGTCATGCAATCCTCTCCGGCGACATCAGCGCCGCAAAGCCTGCCGTTGTGGACTATGCCGACGGAACCTTCACCGTGAAATGATGGTTCGGCAAGCTCGCCAACCTTTCCTCCTAACCCCCAAAGAGCTGGGTGAAAGCCTAGCAAAAGAACAGCCTCGGAGTAATCCGAGGCTGTTTTTTTGACTTAAGCTGATGCTGAGATTTCTCAGCATGACATAGGGCTTACTTCACCATAATGCTCTGAGTAGAAAGCTTTGCACCGCTTGCTGTAACCAGACGTACGATGTATCTGCCAACAGGAAGCTTGTTCAGGGAAACGCTTGCGTTTCCGCTTACGTTCTGGGTCATTGCTAGCTTACCGTTTGCGGAGTAAAGCATAACCTTGCTTTCGCTCGGGACGGAAATCAGCAAGTTACGTCCCTGTTGGAACATGCTTGCGGATCGGCTGACGTTAGCGACCTTCAAGCCCAACTTGATGAATTCAGTTCCTTCCGGGGCACCGACGATCAAGCCGCGACCAACGGTACTCATGTATACGACGCCGAAGTTGTTCATGTCGCCCTGGACGAACTTGCCGTTACCCGGACCACCGAACTGATGCTTGTCGTCGTTAATACGTTCAAAGGTCTTGCACTTGTCGGTACTGCGGTACATGCCGATGGTGGAATACTTGTATTCCTTGCCACCCCATTCCTTTTCGCCAACGTATTCCTGGGTGCCGCCCCAGATATAGATGGTTTCGTAGTCGGCACCAGGAGCTGCCTTACCGATACCTACGGCTACGGCGGTGCCGACGGTTTCGCAATCAGTCCAGGTCATGCCGCCATCTTCTGTATAAGACAGACCGTAATGAGAATAACCATCGGAGTTCCAAATCTGATTCTGGTCGCGGGCAACCCAGATGTGTCCTTCCTTGCCAGGAACAGTACGAATCGGATTACCTTCACCGTTGTAGTTCTCGTTCGTATTGAGCGTGGAAATCTTGCTAAAGGTCTTGCCTGCGTCCTTGGAAACGATGACCTGTCCCTGGGAGCCAATCATGTAGAATACATCCGGATTGACAGGGTCGGGTGTCACGCGGCCCACACCGTCGGCGGACTTCACTTCGGACCAGCTGGCGCCATTGTCATCGGAACGATAGTATGTATTGCCGTTCTCGGGGCGGTGCAAAATCACCGTGCCGTCTGCGTTAAGAGCAATTTGTCCCTTCACCTTCTGTTCCATGGAACTCAAGGTGTCCTGAACCAGTTCTGTCCAGGTGTCGCCCATATCGTCGGAACGGTAGATCTTCTTGTAGTTCTTGGATTCGTAGGTATAATACTTGGTGATCACACCCGTACGAATCAAGGAGCCTGTCAGGGGAGCGTAGCCCATGCTTTCGGTAGATCCCACAATAGGCGTGTGGCGTTTTACGGGCGCGTTAATGTCGGTATAGACGCCGCCATCGTAGTCACCGATGGCTGTAACCAGGGGGCCTTCCGGAATGCTGACGATATCCAGGGGCACGGTTTCTTCAACGCCCTTGGACTGGAACTTCCAAAGGGGAACCTTGGCGGTAATGTCGTCAGTCTGGAAAATGCCGTTACCGCTGGTGACCCATACCTTCTTGTTGTCGAAGGGGTCGAATTCCAGGGAACCTGCCCAGTGAATGGCGTTGCCCGGAATCCAGTCGGTGCCGTTGGCGTCAATGTTGGGAACGTCGCCATAGTGCTGGCCGTGAATCCAGTTCTTGCCGCCGTCGGTAGTGACATAGATGCGGTCGCCGTAATTGTCCTTTTCGTCGATGGTGACGTGACGTCCGGTGTACTTCCCTAGGGTAGAGACTACAATGTGGTTCTTGTCCTTGGGATCGATGGCGATGCCGCCGTAGGAACTTTCGTTCTTTTCGTGAGCGATGGTGCCATCTTCCTTCTCGTTATCGTCGTAAGGAGTAATGTCTGTCCAGGTGCCGCTTGCGATGTTGTACTTCATGACGGCGCCACTATTGATGGTATGAGGACCCGGGCCATCTGCATAAGTGATGTACATATCGCCATCCACAATCTTTGCGCGATGGGGCATATACTTGCTGGGACCGCCTTCAATGACCTTCCAAGTCTTACCGCCGTCCTTACTGACCTGCAGGTTGTCCTTGGTGTCGGAAATACCGATATAGATGGTGGCGGTGCTTCCGTCGGCAAGCTTACCTTGAGATTCATCGAACATAACGAAGGCGATGCCGTTCACTCCATTAAGAGATGTGCCCGAGGCGCTGGAGGTGGCGACCTTGTAAAGGCTGTTCCAGGTCTTACCGTAGTCTTCACTCTTGAAGACACCGGCAGTACGGCTACCGCAAAGAATGATGTTGCTCTTGTTGGGGTCCACAGCCAGCTTTTCGCCAGTCTGACGGCCCATGCCGTTACCGTGGGCAAGGATGCCTTCGCCTTCCTTGTTACCTACGTAAGTGGTATCCCAGGTACTACCGTAGTCTTTGGAAATGAGAACTGCGGTGCGCCCCCAGCTAAAATATCCCGTGCCAGCCAGAACGTAAATGCGAGCAGGGTCGTTTGGGTCCAGAGCGAAAGCTTCGGTTCCATAAAGTCCCTTGTCATTTTCGCTGATGAAGTCCATAAGGGGAACCCATACGGACTTGGTTACGTCCCAGCGGTAAATGCCGCCCACGTCGGTACGGGCGTAAATCAAGTCTTTCTGATAGGGGCTGGGGAGAATGGCGCTCATGAAGCCGCCACCGTCAAAGCGAACATTGCCCCAATCGTATGCTTCTGCATTGGACTGGGTCACGCCTGTGGCGATCACAGCTGCCATAATCCCAATGGTCTTAATCTTTCCAAACATCGTATTCCTCACGTTAAACCAAATGATTATAATAATCCAAGCTATAAAGTACATCTAAAAAAAGAAAAAGGATAACCTGACCGGTTATCCTTCTATAAAACGTTTATGATTTCTCAACGAATGTTAAGAAAAGTTGATGAAAATTACCTGCCGTAGCCTTGTTCCATGCCCTTGATGGGGGCGTAGCG containing:
- a CDS encoding NAD(P)-dependent oxidoreductase, giving the protein MLDNTAADQAAKAELDRIAALPTLTLKDKMSLPPQRGAELPHREYRTTMDESTGTLTLAQARVEASRCMNCKKPFCTAACPIGMPIPQYLELLAGGNVEGAVKMIRSQSLLPAICSRVCPHEKQCQSNCAMGKCLKDPKKGIHMGETERFCIDYEREHMGGKTAPEVAASTGKKIAVIGSGPAGFSAAVDLRTLGHDVTIFESYDLLGGVLRYGIPQFRLPKDILDYEYSILPKMGIEVKTGVTVGKDITVEELFKQGFDAVFMGNGAGQALKTGTRGEDAKCVYTAEEYLKKGNRGQAIESGKNVVVVGGGNVAMDACRMAFRLGAESVHCVYRRTLNEMPACKAELREILNEGVLIKELRNPAEFVADENGRVCKAILDKFQLGEPDENGRPRPVKIEGESEEIKCDTVVLAIGSRVSDEIKNTTAGLETNRNGTYIVKAEDSCETTVKNVFTAGDAKHGPLTVVMAMKTGRDAAVEIHKALMG
- the tgt gene encoding tRNA guanosine(34) transglycosylase Tgt encodes the protein MNRFELIKTSKKSKARLGVLHTDHGDITTPIFMPVGTEATVKSVTPAQLKDLKAEIILANTYHLYLRPTTPRIAAAGGIHKFMGWDRPVLTDSGGFQVWSLKDLRKIKPEGVEFRSILDGSKHFFSPETVMKAQREIGADIIMAFDECTPYPSTEKEAEHSLNFTLKWTKQAMDWLKANPEIHGYEQKFFGIVQGGMHKHLRKQAIERIAELEPDGFAMGGLSVGEPTETMYEIADFCTDYLPKDHARYVMGVGTPWNLLELIGRGVDMCDCVMPTRNARNGMLFTSEGVLRYKAARHAEEYDKPVDPNCDCYCCRNFSRAYLRHLHHAGESLGFTLASIHNLHFYLHLMQEAKDHIADDTFEEWSKAKIEILQRDLQ
- a CDS encoding carbohydrate-binding protein — translated: MTISKAKKLVMKAMCGFGVLALPAFAYNPISTYHYLADPGAAADDEYFYVITDSDDPAVANASGYDIKALYGFRSKDMQNWTDFGIIYDARKVDGIGDIWASGIAVNPNDHRLYIVFPDGGGGGIGLIGADSIGGVWSNPVSGGKKLINNWGGGIADCDGIGWCFDPAIFFDDDGQGYFTFGGGSSDSRPAADNNNNIFNIYKLNKDMKGFDVSSKTALKIGGPKAMEASYIHKYKGNYYLSYSTADLRIAYGMSDNPMGPYTYKGIFMGNPNIGGQNINANNNNHHGIAEFKGHWYVAYHDRRIANGYDGLEKIPAEDGAANPTPAYHRSVSVDEFTYAADGSMNSLTFTKEGPKQIDNFDPYDWYPALTSSKQKGIRSRTNWTPGKIGEHLLLPLSTKESWIRVSGVDFGTAATGFTVEAASTASDDKIEIHTGTPTGTLAGTCTLKNTGSKATFAATSCDVDGLKGIVDYLFLVFKGSKDSTMAIKGWGFEGSGTTPPTPQSPFGGKAWAIPGTIQMEDFDVPGTGRGDDYASYNESDEANHACDTEGAATCNNYREGTGVDIYKKGDKLVVGYITEGEWLEYTVNVAETGTYTMYAAVASDGGSSFKLSIDGKDITEDIAVPAAKKAEGEEQNFDDYSKVTANVNLTKGEHVLRFTATADWFDIDYINFASGENAPDPNPLGKDAIGSQKLNLQVSGKNVFKVFDLRGQQLGYVDIFGKNVSKALNAAGFSKGVYMLKQVGGSQKMMVNTAK
- a CDS encoding ATP-dependent Clp protease ATP-binding subunit; its protein translation is MSDFNNDAEKVLAKAQSLMDRNSHSYLGCAHLAVGLVEGPDATLKKLYKSKNAKTQDLRGRLEPFVQKVPRVEGANPDVGPDSDLNRVLRAAVQAARQVNRMVTPGDMLVALMKFAGDRGIAKVFEDALGSVEVVETWLSDPFAGAANAEEQSPLKLYGRELVEMAADGRLSPVIGREEEIRRVILILSRKTKNNPCLVGEPGVGKTAIVEGLAERIYRGDVPDALKGKKLFALDLSAMMAGAKYRGDFEERLKSVLDALEEDGNTLLFIDEIHTIVGAGKTEGSMDLGNMLKPKLARGELHCIGATTTQEYRKYIEKDSALERRFQPVQVDEPTEEEAISILRGIKDGFDAHHGVRLHDNALVAAVKLSSRYISDRFLPDKAIDLIDEAASLVKTQMDTVPEALDTLQRKELQMKIEEQALAKETDDNSVKRLKELREDLAVTAAAVKAMQERWQDRRAAFAEIRDLKKSLADARTEMEQAEARYDLNRAAELKYNKIVNLEKEIAEKSAAIAKSTTGDDLSEEVTEDTISMVVSRWTGVPVTKLCEGEKSKLLHLDERLHARVIGQDDAVEAVSEAILRNRSGLSRENAPIGSFLFLGPTGVGKTELAKALAVELFDDENALVRIDMSEYMEKHTVSRLIGAPPGYVGYEEGGQLTEAVRTKPYCVILLDEIEKAHPDVFNTLLQVLDDGRLTDGKGRTVNFKNTLILMTSNLGSEKFRDRLASGNTAPVTLEEIDANLHAFFRPEFLNRLDETLVFQSLTKPQIREIVKLKFAGLAKRAARQGLELTLSDAALDAIAEGSYQPEFGARPIQRFIERNVERVLSHAILSGDISAAKPAVVDYADGTFTVK
- a CDS encoding T9SS type A sorting domain-containing protein produces the protein MFGKIKTIGIMAAVIATGVTQSNAEAYDWGNVRFDGGGFMSAILPSPYQKDLIYARTDVGGIYRWDVTKSVWVPLMDFISENDKGLYGTEAFALDPNDPARIYVLAGTGYFSWGRTAVLISKDYGSTWDTTYVGNKEGEGILAHGNGMGRQTGEKLAVDPNKSNIILCGSRTAGVFKSEDYGKTWNSLYKVATSSASGTSLNGVNGIAFVMFDESQGKLADGSTATIYIGISDTKDNLQVSKDGGKTWKVIEGGPSKYMPHRAKIVDGDMYITYADGPGPHTINSGAVMKYNIASGTWTDITPYDDNEKEDGTIAHEKNESSYGGIAIDPKDKNHIVVSTLGKYTGRHVTIDEKDNYGDRIYVTTDGGKNWIHGQHYGDVPNIDANGTDWIPGNAIHWAGSLEFDPFDNKKVWVTSGNGIFQTDDITAKVPLWKFQSKGVEETVPLDIVSIPEGPLVTAIGDYDGGVYTDINAPVKRHTPIVGSTESMGYAPLTGSLIRTGVITKYYTYESKNYKKIYRSDDMGDTWTELVQDTLSSMEQKVKGQIALNADGTVILHRPENGNTYYRSDDNGASWSEVKSADGVGRVTPDPVNPDVFYMIGSQGQVIVSKDAGKTFSKISTLNTNENYNGEGNPIRTVPGKEGHIWVARDQNQIWNSDGYSHYGLSYTEDGGMTWTDCETVGTAVAVGIGKAAPGADYETIYIWGGTQEYVGEKEWGGKEYKYSTIGMYRSTDKCKTFERINDDKHQFGGPGNGKFVQGDMNNFGVVYMSTVGRGLIVGAPEGTEFIKLGLKVANVSRSASMFQQGRNLLISVPSESKVMLYSANGKLAMTQNVSGNASVSLNKLPVGRYIVRLVTASGAKLSTQSIMVK